A section of the Sphingomonas sp. LT1P40 genome encodes:
- a CDS encoding 3-methyl-2-oxobutanoate dehydrogenase (2-methylpropanoyl-transferring) subunit alpha, whose protein sequence is MTADGSRPNLPPLSLHVPEPKFRPGDAVDFADVDVPPAGAQRRPDTAAAPDSFHELAYTLVRVLDDEGQAVGPWNPRLTPDTLRTILRDMALVRAFDERMFRAQRQGKTSFYMKCTGEEAVAIAATHALASDDMCFPSYRQQGILIARGYSMVQMMNQIYSNSGDVLQGKQLPIMYSSRDDGFFSISGNLTTQYPQAVGWAMASAAKGDTRIAATWCGEGSTAEGDFHSALTFATVYKAPVIFNIVNNQWAISSFSGFAGAEATTFAARAIGYGIAGLRVDGNDALAVYAATLWAAERARTNQGPTLIEHFTYRAEGHSTSDDPTQYRSAGEPTAWPLGDPIARLKAHLIAIGEWDDERHAAMDRELAEQVKAAQKEAEKNGILGHGLLQPLDSLFDGVFEEMPWHLKEQRQQMIDEETASGRPWARKS, encoded by the coding sequence CGGCCGGGCGACGCGGTGGACTTTGCCGATGTCGATGTGCCACCCGCCGGGGCGCAGCGACGGCCCGATACCGCCGCCGCGCCCGACAGCTTCCACGAACTGGCCTATACGCTGGTGCGCGTGCTGGATGACGAGGGACAGGCGGTTGGCCCGTGGAACCCGCGTCTGACGCCCGACACGTTGCGCACGATCCTGCGCGACATGGCGCTGGTCCGGGCGTTCGACGAAAGGATGTTCCGCGCGCAACGGCAGGGCAAGACCAGCTTCTACATGAAATGTACCGGCGAGGAGGCGGTGGCGATCGCCGCGACGCACGCGCTGGCCAGCGACGACATGTGCTTCCCCAGCTATCGCCAGCAGGGCATCCTTATCGCGCGCGGCTATTCGATGGTTCAGATGATGAACCAGATTTATTCCAACAGCGGCGACGTGCTGCAAGGCAAGCAGCTGCCGATCATGTATTCGTCGCGCGACGACGGCTTCTTCTCGATCTCCGGCAACCTCACCACGCAATATCCGCAAGCCGTCGGCTGGGCGATGGCGAGCGCGGCCAAGGGCGACACGCGCATCGCCGCGACCTGGTGCGGCGAGGGTTCGACGGCGGAGGGCGACTTCCACTCCGCGCTGACCTTTGCGACCGTCTATAAAGCGCCGGTCATCTTCAACATCGTCAACAACCAATGGGCGATTTCGAGTTTTTCAGGGTTCGCCGGGGCGGAGGCGACGACGTTCGCGGCGCGCGCGATCGGTTATGGCATTGCTGGCCTTCGCGTGGACGGCAACGACGCGCTGGCGGTCTATGCCGCGACGTTGTGGGCAGCGGAGCGCGCGCGGACCAATCAGGGGCCGACGCTGATCGAGCATTTCACCTATCGTGCGGAGGGTCATTCGACGTCGGACGATCCGACGCAATATCGCAGCGCGGGCGAGCCGACGGCCTGGCCGCTGGGCGACCCGATCGCACGGCTGAAGGCGCATCTGATCGCGATCGGCGAATGGGATGACGAACGTCACGCAGCGATGGACCGCGAACTCGCCGAGCAAGTGAAAGCCGCGCAGAAGGAAGCCGAGAAGAACGGCATCCTAGGCCACGGCCTGCTCCAGCCACTCGATTCGCTGTTCGACGGCGTGTTCGAGGAGATGCCATGGCATCTGAAGGAGCAACGGCAGCAGATGATCGACGAGGAAACGGCGTCAGGCCGTCCATGGGCGCGCAAATCATGA